In a single window of the Nicotiana tomentosiformis chromosome 10, ASM39032v3, whole genome shotgun sequence genome:
- the LOC138900598 gene encoding uncharacterized protein, with protein sequence MTEELKKLTSRVQGVEGVKGIKGLNYEDLCIQLDVELPEGYKPPKFEMFDGTGDPKVHLRTYCDKLVGVGKDERIRMKLFMRSLTGDALSWYISQNPKKWINWVSMASDFMDWFRFNTENAPDVFYIQNLKKKPT encoded by the coding sequence ATGACGGAAGAACTTAAGAAGCTTACGAGTCGAGTCCAAGGTGTTGAAGGTGTTAAAGGCATCAAAGGTTTGAACTATGAGGATTTATGTATTCAACTGGACGTAGAActaccagagggttacaaacctcctaagttcgaaatgttcgacgggACAGGTGATCCAAAGGTACATCTAAGGACGTATTGCGACAAGCTCGTAGGGGTTGGTaaagatgaaagaatccgcatgaagctgttcatgaggagcctcactggagacgccctatcctggtacatcagtcaaaatccaaagaagtggattaattgggtgagcatggcatcagattttaTGGATTGGTTCAGATTCAACACAGAGAATGCACCAGACGTCTTCTATATCCAGAATCTTAAAAAGAAGCCGACATAA